Proteins from a genomic interval of Oncorhynchus nerka isolate Pitt River linkage group LG13, Oner_Uvic_2.0, whole genome shotgun sequence:
- the LOC115139397 gene encoding LOW QUALITY PROTEIN: transcription factor HIVEP2-like (The sequence of the model RefSeq protein was modified relative to this genomic sequence to represent the inferred CDS: inserted 2 bases in 2 codons) yields the protein MEPHESASGQKSTKEPREKLQRKWVSEPSAVTKRSTFADPEGKRHSHRESLQSGASGSNITGSAQKYGSGKMLSTAMGQPHQDSQYTQAFPRTYSYQLPQQYPQQPMQERFLSGAKPQPGLEAHAWPFAGQLPSDDIFPGHSRAHGVFSRQKSPSLPSSFGQYSKSGPELPEEGYKKEQKPKKPGKYICHYCGRACAKPSVLKKHIRSHTGERPYPCVPCGFSFKTKSNLYKHRKSHAHAIKAGLVPFSELAASRTDMDQASSVGETDVHSDGEQSTDTDEETAEVSMFMDKVSPIPQISFEMDKSTMEKGGEPAYADSAEELAMASMKVPILIVPKQGIPPTAMECPPFMELKASHISSQVSRVDDSPTIKQRLALKLTDRKGSQDSDQQSQQSLNLLSPHSKGSTDSGYFSLSESAEQQISPPNTNAKSYEEIMFGRTWYYKPNSPRSRQSIAVGMATVGQDTNLIMGKISEDHIFFRNDNSEAHQLAGVDPKQYPTSPCQSNTGLLEAPDSGPLIRSNSMPTSSPTNLNVPPGIRVSHSFDEMMTSDDVFYPGAAGLRRLRRQAAFEHSAHEGHGESETYGHIPKNTAPFVVLKLGERSPVVPEHTAYSPYGTKVGMTEIATRKRRKEKSVGDEEDGPGQYDSSGSVDMVGDYDSKQGSQVGSRATPTGKGSIGSMYNAHSQSDSFETCCSSMCSEDVVLVPDSDRKATGNVISVIQHTNSLSRPNSFEKSESFEHPAYLQDKSSSQYSEQSDTENTEDVQSPDSILRSESMEQQSDSDLASPNQPCHMPPKLVRQPNIQVPEIRVTEEPDKPEKEPDVPTKEPEKHVEEFQWPQRSETLSQLPTEKLPPKKKRLRLADLEHSSGDSSFESCTSLSRSPSQESNLSHSSNFSMSFDKEENLKSVSPTKQDDFGKQSEYSGNSLTIPGHHQQREMRRSSSEQAPCALATEIPEIRSKSFDYGSLSTSSRQGEIYSSASAMKERRRGYLVRQASLSVYPETVVHDQGGLEMTIKQEHSDHGPLSWQSPPSSQGSHGASASEVARPKRGSPYHLLQQRISEDSQEDPTLFQKSSCLPSQQSSEVEHPSHELISQEAMQYSSLQSSLASLPFLPFQPGLFWHPESTQRHKQHLAFQPHQLQKLHIRQPSIPHMLQKSHPPHHQLQQIQEQCDIKADGAISQNYQYPSRVSPQAQHYSSPPSKVALTESKMLLQQVQPIFATQNAGSQPSLPGMLIPVRIQTHVPSYGSVMYTSVSQLITNHSQSAYSARVICSENASSNSLTGGSVSKHGVCFNLSQILGQPEGAPRYPLWKVPDLNTEHGRLNTGIPLSLTSRTISTTDASSSIGASKRMLSPASSLELFIETKQQKRVKEEKMYGQIVKELSAVELSASKDSVKLPKHAPLKSEGSMDDQERMSSSPPADFPSTQIPVHSNAPHIPDVPPADSFTPPLQIVMDTPGGRESPEELDVDDSFTPEASSSPQSMVSSSDTPEEAKPPMGSKIPVNMLVQLAANQSGGAAGSTLLLTDLADVQQFFQFPSLRTATSVSWCFLNYTKPNNAQTTPLTSVYGSWCVSSYNPNPLSLSTKATLALLRSKQRKNTETYTMAAMYQPGTGKLVSSLAWKQKFEQMKPELMQLDVSKYGKKIKGLSSRDRIKEDHGEKEASLKQAEPTRIRIFEGGYKSNEDYVYVRGRGRGKYICEECGIRCKKPSMLKKHIRTHTDVRPYVCKFCNFAFKTKGNLTKHMKSKAHMKKCLELGVSVTSVEDADAEEADNVEDGQRETGKMSGIMADHQFSDADDSDGGEDDGDEVDDDEDDDDDYDGESTPKTRSRSTSPQPYGIPSLSITDSQGACSSDLLGHCSKPPLFSYFTSLPSIQITQLMVPSEGAGQGQMAEYQQLLQGAXGEDYKSRLDVPSSMDEDFGLSPAHSSSSFDLSLSRLSSPGLESSPLREPSPTSTSRKYLFPRRDLSPHGRLSPHREVSPLRHHSPKRDISCRRDLSPRRDLSPRSHISPLSHAGRPMSPGRELVGRRELSPRSRHRGMIRPVSPRRGMHHHSAPWSLGQHLHSEMVPMGQHSRSHSEMETDQRKGSPPHSSQESTRPHQGLFSHLPLHSQQQVRIPFPMIPIGGIQMVHSVATSVTSLAHPARLPLQKSTSEESSTSDVSFPLARGSTRSTDSPQCHERMERTPVPSSGPSLPRSGSRRDSADMPDIKDNQQQEESIQTCTKAIASLRIATEHDTLEKGVVACSLEPHQRRRXPLPHPCHPPHPIPQESAPSRIQHFSGLEVRQTPAGRSASPLPLPSSSSSEPGHHVKERSPGRQGPGERATSTKRGKDISKDSTENR from the exons ATGGAGCCACATGAATCCGCTTCTGGTCAAAAATCCACCAAGGAGCCACGGGAGAAGCTACAAAGGAAGTGGGTCTCCGAGCCCTCAGCTGTCACAAAAAGAAGCACTTTCGCTGACCCGGAGGGAAAAAGGCACTCGCATCGCGAAAGCCTGCAAAGTGGTGCCAGTGGCAGCAATATTACTGGCTCAGCACAAAAGTATGGCTCTGGGAAGATGTTATCAACTGCAATGGGTCAGCCGCATCAAGACAGTCAATACACACAGGCTTTCCCCCGTACTTACTCCTACCAGTTACCACAACAGTACCCACAGCAGCCCATGCAAGAGCGCTTCCTGTCCGGAGCCAAGCCACAGCCTGGTCTGGAGGCCCATGCCTGGCCTTTCGCTGGACAGCTCCCATCCGACGACATATTCCCTGGACACTCCCGTGCCCATGGAGTTTTCTCTCGTCAGAAATCTCCCAGTTTACCCAGTTCTTTTGGCCAGTATTCCAAATCAGGGCCGGAGCTGCCAGAGGAGGGATACAAGAAGGAGCAGAAACCCAAGAAGCCAGGAAAGTACATCTGCCACTACTGTGGAAGGGCTTGTGCGAAACCCAGCGTGCTGAAGAAGCACATTCGTTCACACACTGGGGAACGCCCCTACCCTTGTGTCCCCTGCGGGTTCTCCTTTAAAACCAAGAGTAATTTGTACAAACACCGAAAATCTCATGCCCATGCCATCAAAGCAGGACTAGTCCCATTCTCCGAACTGGCAGCTTCACGCACAGACATGGATCAAGCGTCCTCagtgggagagacagatgtaCACTCAGACGGTGAACAGAGCACGGACACCGACGAGGAGACGGCAGAGGTCTCTATGTTTATGGACAAAGTCAGCCCCATCCCCCAGATATCATTTGAAATGGACAAAAGCACAATGGAGAAGGGTGGGGAGCCGGCATATGCTGACTCAGCTGAGGAACTAGCTATGGCATCCATGAAAGTGCCTATCCTAATTGTCCCAAAACAAGGGATCCCACCAACAGCAATGGAGTGCCCCCCATTCATGGAACTCAAGGCTTCTCACATCAGCTCCCAGGTGAGCCGCGTGGATGACTCTCCTACTATAAAACAGAGACTGGCTCTGAAACTGACAGATAGGAAGGGATCACAGGACTCAGACCAGCAGTCCCAGCAGTCCCTGAACCTTCTGAGTCCACACAGCAAAGGCAGCACAGATTCTGGCTACTTCTCTCTTTCAGAGAGTGCGGAGCAACAGATCAGCCCTCCCAACACAAACGCAAAGTCCTACGAGGAGATCATGTTTGGTCGGACTTGGTATTACAAACCTAACTCTCCTAGATCGAGACAATCCATTGCAGTAGGCATGGCCACTGTTGGCCAAGACACTAACCTAATCATGGGGAAGATATCTGAAGATCATATATTCTTCCGTAATGATAACAGTGAAGCGCATCAACTAGCAGGTGTTGACCCTAAGCAGTATCCCACAAGCCCTTGCCAAAGCAACACAGGTCTATTAGAGGCTCCTGATTCAGGGCCACTCATTAGGAGTAACTCAATGCCAACATCCTCCCCGACCAACCTCAACGTCCCACCGGGGATAAGAGTGAGCCACTCCTTCGACGAGATGATGACCTCTGATGATGTCTTCTACCCGGGTGCTGCCGGTCTTAGGAGGCTTAGGAGACAGGCAGCTTTTGAGCATTCAGCACATGAAGGGCATGGCGAATCTGAAACCTATGGACACATTCCCAAGAACACAGCCCCATTTGTGGTTTTAAAGCTAGGGGAGCGTAGTCCTGTGGTGCCAGAGCATACAGCATACAGCCCTTATGGTACTAAAGTGGGAATGACAGAGATTGCCACTCGTAAACGCAGGAAGGAAAAGAGTGTAGGGGACGAGGAGGATGGCCCAGGCCAGTATGACAGTAGTGGCTCAGTAGATATGGTTGGGGATTATGATTCAAAACAAGGTAGTCAAGTAGGTTCAAGGGCAACACCTACTGGGAAAGGATCCATAGGATCCATGTACAATGCACATAGCCAATCAGACAGTTTTGAAACATGCTGTAGTAGTATGTGCTCAGAGGATGTAGTGCTAGTCCCAGACTCTGACAGAAAGGCAACTGGCAACGTTATCTCTGTCATTCAGCACACAAACTCACTCAGTAGGCCAAACTCCTTCGAGAAGTCAGAGTCCTTCGAGCACCCAGCCTACCTGCAAGACAAATCCTCTAGCCAATATTCAGAGCAGTCAGATACAGAAAACACAGAAGATGTGCAGAGCCCAGACTCTATACTGAGGTCTGAGAGCATGGAGCAGCAGAGCGACAGTGATTTAGCTTCACCCAACCAGCCCTGTCACATGCCCCCCAAACTGGTGCGGCAGCCTAACATCCAAGTGCCTGAGATCAGGGTGACGGAGGAGCCAGATAAACCTGAGAAAGAGCCTGATGTACCGACCAAGGAGCCGGAGAAGCACGTTGAAGAATTCCAGTGGCCCCAGAGGAGTGAGACACTGTCCCAGCTCCCTACGGAGAAGCTGCCTCCTAAAAAGAAGCGTCTGCGTTTGGCAGACTTGGAGCACTCCTCTGGGGATTCCAGCTTTGAGTCCTGCACCAGCCTGTCCAGGAGCCCCAGCCAGGAAAGCAACCTGTCCCACAGCTCCAACTTCTCTATGTCCTTTGACAAGGAAGAAAACCTGAAGTCTGTGTCACCGACCAAGCAGGATGACTTTGGCAAGCAGTCTGAGTACAGTGGCAACTCTCTCACCATCCCCGGCcatcaccagcagagggagatGCGACGATCCTCATCCGAACAGGCTCCCTGTGCTCTGGCCACCGAGATCCCAGAAATCCGTAGCAAGTCCTTTGACTATGGcagtctctcaacatcatccagacagggagagatttacTCCAGTGCATCAGCCATGAAAGAACGGAGAAGGGGCTACCTAGTAAGGCAGGCATCCCTTAGCGTTTACCCTGAGACAGTGGTGCATGATCAAGGTGGTCTCGAAATGACCATCAAGCAAGAGCACTCAGACCATGGACCTTTATCTTGGCAGAGCCCCCCATCCTCTCAAGGTTCTCATGGTGCATCAGCCAGCGAAGTAGCAAGACCCAAGAGAGGGTCACCTTATCATCTTCTGCAACAGAGAATTAGTGAGGACAGCCAGGAAGACCCAACACTGTTCCAGAAGTCATCTTGTCTGCCAAGTCAACAGTCATCCGAGGTAGAGCATCCAAGTCATGAGCTCATCAGCCAGGAAGCCATGCAATACTCCTCACTCCAGAGCAGCTTGGCTTCACTGCCTTTCCTGCCATTTCAGCCCGGCCTGTTCTGGCATCCGGAGTCAACACAGAGACACAAGCAACATCTGGCTTTCCAGCCACACCAGTTACAGAAACTACATATCAGACAGCCTAGTATACCGCACATGCTCCAGAAATCCCACCCACCTCATCATCAGCTACAGCAGATCCAGGAGCAGTGTGACATTAAGGCTGACGGTGCTATCAGTCAGAACTACCAGTATCCCTCCAGAGTCTCCCCCCAAGCCCAGCATTACAGCTCTCCACCGTCTAAAGTGGCCCTCACCGAGAGTAAAATGCTCCTGCAACAGGTCCAGCCAATCTTCGCCACTCAGAATGCAGGATCACAGCCATCACTCCCAGGTATGCTAATCCCTGTTAGGATACAGACTCACGTGCCATCTTACGGAAGTGTTATGTACACAAGTGTTTCACAGCTCATAACTAACCACAGCCAGAGCGCTTATTCAGCAAGAGTCATATGCTCAGAGAATGCATCATCCAATTCACTCACAGGCGGCAGTGTTTCAAAGCACGGAGTTTGCTTCAACTTATCTCAGATCCTTGGTCAGCCTGAGGGAGCTCCACGTTATCCACTCTGGAAAGTTCCAGATCTGAACACTGAACATGGGAGACTAAACACGGGAATTCCGCTGTCGTTGACATCGAGAACCATCTCCACCACGGATGCGTCCTCCAGTATCGGGGCGAGCAAGCGGATGTTATCACCAGCCAGTAGCCTGGAACTCTTTATAGAGACCAAACAGCAGAAACGGGTCAAGGAGGAGAAGATGTACGGGCAGATTGTAAAAGAGCTGAGCGCTGTCGAGCTGAGTGCTTCGAAGGACAGCGTCAAGTTACCAAAGCATGCACCTCTAAAGAGTGAGGGTTCAATGGACGATCAGGAGAGGATGTCCTCCTCCCCACCAGCAGACTTCCCTTCCACCCAAATCCCAGTGCATTCCAACGCACCTCACATACCCGATGTGCCACCAGCTGACAGCTTCACTCCCCCTCTGCAAATTGTGATGGACACCCCTGGGGGCAGAGAGTCCCCAGAGGAGCTGGATGTTGACGACTCCTTCACCCCAGAGGCTAGCTCCAGCCCACAGTCCATGGTCTCCTCCAGTGACACTCCAGAGGAGGCCAAGCCACCCATGGGCAGCAAGATCCCTGTCAACATGCTGGTGCAGCTGGCTGCCAATCAGAGTGGGGGCGCTGCTGGAAGCACACTGCTGCTCACAGATCTGGCAGACGTTCAGCAGTTCTTTCAGTTCCCCAGTCTTCGCACGGCAACCAGTGTCAGTTGGTGCTTCCTGAATTACACCAAGCCAAACAACGCTCAGACGACTCCCCTGACTTCTGTCTACGGCTCCTGGTGCGTCAGCTCCTACAACCCCAACCCTCTCAGCCTCAGCACCAAGGCTACTCTGGCCCTGCTCCGATCCAAGCAGAGGAAGAACACAGAAACCTACACGATGGCTGCTATGTATCAACCTGGAACTGGAAAACTTGTGTCCTCTCTTGCTTGGAAGCAGAAGTTTGAGCAG ATGAAGCCAGAGCTCATGCAGCTAGATGTGAGCAAATATGGGAAGAAAATCAAGGGGCTGAGCTCCAGGGATCGAATCAAGGAGGACCATGGAGAGAAGGAGGCCTCCTTAAAGCAGGCTGAGCCCACTCGCATCAGAATCTTTGAAGGAGG GTACAAATCCAATGAAGACTATGTTTACGTGCGGGGCAGAGGAAGAGGGAAGTACATCTGTGAAGAGTGTGGGATCCGCTGTAAGAAGCCAAGCATGCTGAAGAAACATATCCGCACACACACCGATGTCCGGCCGTATGTCTGCAAGTTCTGCAACTTTGCTTTTAAAACCAAAG GAAACCTGACAAAACACATGAAGTCGAAAGCCCACATGAAGAAGTGCTTGGAGCTCGGGGTGTCAGTGACATCTGTGGAGGATGCGGACGCCGAAGAAGCTG ACAATGTCGAGGATGGCCAGAGGGAGACTGGGAAGATGTCAGGCATCATGGCTGACCACCAGTTCTCAGACGCCGATGATTCTGATGGTGGCGAGGATGACGGGGATGAGGTGGACGACGATGAAGATGATGACGACGATTACGATGGCGAATCCACGCCGAAGACTCGCTCCAGAAGCACCAGCCCTCAGCCCTATGGCATACCATCTCTGTCCATCACGGACTCTCAGGGCGCCTGCTCCTCAGACCTGCtgggccactgctccaaaccaccCCTCTTCAGCTACTTCACCAGCCTGCCCAGCATTCAGATCACCCAGCTCATGGTGCCCAGTGAGGGTGCTGGCCAGGGCCAGATGGCAGAGTACCAGCAGCTGCTGCAGGGCG CTGGGGAGGACTATAAGAGCAGGCTAGATGTACCCAGCTCCATGGACGAGGACTTTGGCCTTTCCCCAGCTCACAGCTCCTCATCATTCGACCTGTCCCTGTCTCGCCTCTCTTCCCCAGGCCTGGAGTCCTCCCCTCTCCGAGAGCCATCCCCCACCTCCACTTCACGCAAGTACCTCTTCCCCCGACGGGACCTGTCCCCCCATGGCCGCCTGTCACCCCACAGAGAGGTGTCCCCTCTCAGGCACCACTCCCCCAAGAGGGATATCTCCTGCAGAAGGGACCTCTCACCCCGCAGGGACCTTTCCCCCAGGAGTCACATCTCACCCCTGTCCCACGCCGGACGCCCCATGTCACCGGGCAGAGAACTGGTGGGCAGGAGGGAGCTGTCTCCACGGAGTCGCCACCGGGGCATGATCAGACCTGTCTCCCCCAGGAGGGGCATGCACCATCACAGTGCCCCCTGGAGTCTGGGCCAGCACCTACACTCAGAGATGGTGCCAATGGGCCAGCATAGCAGAAGCCACTCAGAGATGGAGACA GATCAGAGGAAGGGTTCCCCTCCCCACAGCAGCCAGGAGTCCACACGGCCACACCAGGGCCTGTTCAGCCACCTCCCCCTGCACTCCCAGCAGCAGGTCCGCATCCCCTTCCCCATGATCCCTATCGGGGGCATCCAGATGGTGCACTCCGTGGCCACCTCAGTCACCAGCCTGGCCCACCCTGCCCGCCTCCCTCTGCAGAAGAGCACGTCCGAGGAGTCTAGCACCAGTGACGTGTCCTTCCCGCTGGCCAGGGGGTCCACCAGGTCCACCGATTCGCCCCAGTGCCATGAAAGAATGGAGAGGACCCCGGTTCCTTCCTCCGGCCCGTCCTTACCCAGGTCAGGAAGTCGCCGGGACAGCGCAGACATGCCTGACATCAAGGACAATCAGCAGCAGGAGGAGAGCATACAGACATGTACCAAAGCTATCGCCTCTCTCCGCATCGCTACGGAACATGACACTCTGGAGAAAGGCGTGGTGGCGTGCTCTTTAGAGCCCCACCAGAGACGCC TCCCGCTGCCTCACCCCTGCCATCCCCCTCACCCCATCCCTCAGGAGAGCGCTCCCAGCAGGATTCAGCACTTTAGTGGCCTAGAGGTTAGGCAGACCCCGGCCGGCCGCTcggcctcccctctccccctaccctccAGCTCCAGCTCAGAGCCAGGCCACCATGTCAAGGAGAGGTCACCAGGTCGACAGGGCCCAGGGGAAAGGGCAACAAGCACAAAGAGAGGTAAAGATATATCAAAGGACTCCACAGAGAACAGGTGA